DNA from Solenopsis invicta isolate M01_SB chromosome 4, UNIL_Sinv_3.0, whole genome shotgun sequence:
atttcacatttggtgtgaatcaaagttcgaaattgtagcTTAATGTTTCAGACATCTGTTATTACATTtatgaaatctttttttattattaaaacttttagtAATAACGAATCAATTTTTTACAAGCTTTCCTGTAATAAGTTTCAAAATGTGTGATTCAGAAAGGTCACCTAAAGCGTACTTGTGATCTCTCACATCGTACCGTCTTCGAAAATATCAAcataaatttatgatataaattaaagtaattaaaatataaggaatcactaactaatacttattttcttaacaatttaTCGTTCGAAAgtgatcaaatattcaataattaataaattacaaaaatgaaagaataagaaataaataaaactttttaatttatttttataataaacatagtTTCAttcgtattaattataaattttattattattacttatcaaTCTCATTTTAGtatcatttatattgtaaaatttatggtAGTACGActtaggaaacttgatagaatttaaaaaaatattgatttaatttttgcaataattataaatatgtatatacagagaatgtaaaatattctacaacaaaCCTTTAGTTACGAAAATACAacgattcaaaataaaattgcataattagcAGCTATATAAgttgatcaaaaattaacatcagATGTACCTGACTTTCTAAAACGCTGATAATTCGCACAAAATAACACAAacttcccatacagcacaggaaactgcagaaatattgttgcaacattgctgcaacgttgcaacaatattgttgcaagttttgtgctgtatgggttgtTCAATTTTTGTgtcgattatttattatttactttttatttttatcaccaAATTGCTTATATTATTTAGGAGACTGGTACGCATTCACAGTAAGTCTTTCCTCAAACGTTCCAACACTATCTTTACACACCAGAATCTCATATTACATCTTTCTAAAGATATGAAGAGCAGCTAATCATCaccaaatttaaattttttccaaatattaaaatgtattcttcaaattaatgttataaCGCATCATTATCGCTTTCTTCCAATTCACATCGAATTCTGCGGGCGCCAATCCGGGTAGTTGAGCAATATCGATAATATTCCAATAAATTTGAACTGTATCGAGAGACAACAAtccgatatttagaaataatattgggCGGTGCGGTCAGTCGGTGCCCACGGGTACAGTTCGCCGCGGTTACGAAATCGAGTCGAATACCCCGACGTGTTAGGCCCTCTCGCACTCTGCGCATATCTGGCATCTCGCACGTATAATCGCACGCCCCCGACATCGCGCTCTCAGGGCCGTAGAACCCATCCGGCCGGTTTCCGTAGGGGCCCGTTGTTGGAGGGATGGGTTTAAAGGGGCCGGCGGCAAAGAGCGGAGCTGTGCGGCTCGTGTGTGCTCCGACGCGGAAAGCCGGTTAGTCGGTCTCAATCCGCCGTGGCGTTCGCGTTAAGCCAGTGCCGTTCTCCGAGTCGCGCGTCCCGAACCGGCAAGCTGAACGGATCCGACGGGACCGGAAACGCCGTAGGAGAGACCCGAGGGGCCGCGCGGATCCCTCGCCCTCGCGTCGCGTCCGTTTGGCGTCCGTTTCCCGGCGAGGAACGCCGAACGAGAGATTCCTTTGTTTCTCGGTGTACCTTCGACTGTTCTACGTTTAGTGTTTTTGGTGCACGTGCTTGCTGCGGCTCGTACACGAATTCGGTGTACCCGGACCTGCGCGCAGAGGGTACGTTTATCTGCTTTTCATTGCTACTTCCATGCACGCGGCGCACGCGTCCTCGTGCGCGTGGAGCCACCCGCGCTCGTTGAAAAAATTGCAGTACACGACCGATGCTAAGCGCGGATCGGTTAATTGACGAGATTTCACTCTCGATGTACGCAGTAATACGATGAATAGCGACAACTGAAACCTTCCGTTATACATGTTGGAATTTTCACGAGAAATCGAGAAGCATTACTTCACGAAATGTACACAGAAGAAAATTAGGGTCGAATCGACAATTCACTGTTTaagcaagaatgtaaaatcttcttggaagaatttacaATCTTATAAATTCCTAAATGCAATGACagacataaatatataagtaaaataaattatgtctatttgagattataaattcttccaagatttggtattcttgcttatatatgaagcaatgaattgttgatttgataccagttgttttttttttatgtgaacaATAGATAGAAAAGCGTTGGAATAAAGATATTACTACAAAGAGTATCTTTATCAGAATTACATATTTCTCATTTATATACACTGAGAGAGAGTTGTTGACTAAATATTTCAACTTGATTacatttcttcagttcaagtatttatgtacttAACCGAAATACACAGAATGCTTAAACGTccgtttaagcatttatatatgtacCTTAAATACACAACTACTTGtaccaaagaaatttaattaagttgaaaaatttggtttctcgacttttttctcaaaatgtgaatatattataaagaaagcacattttttttcttcacattGAATTTTCCTTCCGAGAAGACAGAAAAGGCAAATTCTATTTCATTGcactcataaaatatattatatgttaaatacagtgttagtttaaaatttaaaatgaaaaatcgtgaaatgctacttgtttattaaattctaatttgtTTTGGAATTGTAGAATTTTCTCCCTCTTGTGTGTGTTTTATTGATAGAGATAAAATTGTCAAGGTGCTTAACGTAAAAATCTCTCCGCAAACAAACTACCATCATTAATCTgtctttaaaacaattattaaatttacgagATTGAAATGGTTTCGCGGAACATCTACTCCATAAAATCTGTTGCATATGCATAAAGCGTAATGCTACGCTCGAGCTATTCACTAGACAAACGATACCTATTAGTAATGTCTACGTACATTTTAACGGTCGGCAACAATTATATCGCTGCACATAAAACAAAACGGTTCGTTGAGCAAGAGTCGCCACAATTTGATCAAATAAGCGGCCTTGATCGCCCAAGAATGCCATTACTCAAGCGCACGGCGCTCTGTTCTCTTATTATCGGAGCGAATATTTTCTATCAAGTACTCTCACGTAATTCACGTACATTTTATcttagcaatttttttacatttgcgaTTAACATACAAATTGTTTcacgaagaaatttaattttctcggAAATAATCTCGTCTTAATTCttcgcattaaaaaaataaaattttaattgttaaactgctttaaaaagtaatattttgcaacaaaataattcgcaaatttattatttcatcaaaCAATTTAAACGTTcgtttgtctaaaaaaaaatagaatgatCAACAAAGGAAAGTCATAGAgctttataaatcattttattttttcataatttgtaatgtaattttaacaaagttactTAACGAGATAATAactgcaaatttttatattaattcataccaaataattacacattttacaaaatttggattttatatctttaacagTATTTTTTACAGACCGATATATCGTATTAAGCTAGGAAATGTTTGAATTATTCATCCGTCAATAGAGTTATTGCAAAATCCTGCCATTGATGTTTTGATAAAATGTACGCTAACTGTGTGGGCACTCCAGCAAATTACAGTCCTGTACTCAAACTGGCAGCTGCTTTAGCCGAACAAGCGGCTCGCAATTGTGGAACGCATATGTCAAAGTCATAGGGGCAGAATGCTGATTCAATCTTTTGGTATCTTTTTAGAAAACTCGAACGAGATGATTTGTAACACATTTCGTCACGTTCTAGATCGACCCTCGTACAATACGAGTACGATTTCATCCtcttataaaaatcaaattttcccCGGAGAATATCTTTCGAgcattacataaataaattacttttacatcaATTTGTACATGGTATATTAGATACAATAACATACATTAAATGTATAGGATGaacaattgaagaaaaattcgCTGATAAATCTAAATATCTGTTAATGACAACACTGTAGCTTAAATTACACGCATTGTTTCACTTTCGTGATCTTCTCTATTCCTTGATCATTAATGAAAGCGCTGCAATCGCTCTAGGATTGATAAATCCTATTTAaggttgaataaataaatttacatcctatttgtataaattattggaTACACTCATCTTATGACATAGCCATAATCGTTATGGCAATGAGTGTACtcttatttaatagaaaagcGCCTAACGTGATCCCGAGTAAGTTCAAAGTTTGCTTGTGTATCGAAGCTGAGACCCAACGATAGTTTTCATTTTCACTACTATCAACAATAGAGCCACTGCGGAAAAAAAATGTAGCGGCATCGCAGCCCACTTCTTCCATTCACCACTAAATCTGAAATAACCCAATTCATTGTGTGCGAACATTCCCAAGGTGTACTTAACTCCCGTAAGGAAAAAATGAGAGGCGCGGACAGGAGGGGGGAGAGGAGAAGGAAGTACGAAGAAGTACTAGTCAACATGAAGGCTACCTACCGTTAATCTGAACGTTAATGCGGCTCGGTGCACGAGCATAAGTCTCGCGTCATGCGAGATGCAAATGCGAGCCGCATCGCGAGGAATTTTTTGTTGCTGACAAGCCGAGCGCTTCTTTcaccgcgccacgccgcgccgcggcgaTGTTTCCCGCGTGATTCGCGCGATGTCGAATCAGACGACGCGTTAATTAATTAGCGCGTTCACCTTCGCGGAGCAAAGAATGAATAGAAAAGTGTATagacacaaaaaaaaatgcataatatgATGCGGTATACGCTTAACGAGCAGAAATCGACCAAAACAATGCAATGTTTAATGTATGAGCCTTCAAAGTGTATGCTAGGAAGATACCCTAGACCTTTTAATTTACAGAATTAGAACTAGATTGTAACaatgacaaaaaaatgaattaattagtGATAAACCAAGTATAATTGTAATGATCGTTAAAtcgtttacataatattaaacacaacataaaattacgttattatacTCGTGCCAACATATTGTTATAACGAATAAACAATTGTCTCTTTCATTATCACaactttaattgaaatattgtaatcgtgaattaataaaagttttgaaaaaagaaatcgtCAGAAAGAACATTGATTTGGTTGATTTacgtttaaaaagattaatatgataaatattatccAATTTAATCGCTCGAATTAAATCTAgtttttccattattaaatatttaatactattattccTTAATGttctttgttaattaactaactAACTTATCTACTTATTTTAACACTTATGAacgctttatatttatatgtataatacagtGTTTATCCATTACTGGATCGTTTCTTTTGTCCATTAAATCTTTTACGCTATACATCGTAGACGCCTGTTAATGCCTGCCCTAAattacagtaaaaaattttcgaagatgtacaaatatatattatttctgcaTTTAAATTAATCCGCGTTTTCTACATCCGTTGAACTAGCGTTGAACTAACCCTTGCAGGCGAAACCGGAAGATTATGACCAGCTCGCAACACGTTAGAGCGCAGCTCGCCTAACCCCAACGCAGCTCACATCCAATTCCACGATCTGTATCGCGCGAACGCGCAATCTCCTCCGGATCGAAAGGCGAGAGATATCTAAAATTAACGGTCAACGATGGACGAAACACCCCCGAGCAACGAGAACGCTTTGTACTTCGCCCGGTTTCGTCGCAGTTGCCGCAACCGCGAGTCTTATGACACGATCGCGGAACTGGCGGCTGAATTGCGGCGTGCCTATATGGTGAAAGGGCTGCAGGCTCAACTCGATGAGAAACAGGCGCACAAATACGCCGAGCTCGTGCGAAAACGCGAGGTCGCCGACTTGATCCGGCAGGAACAGCAGGAAGTGTTGGAGGAGGATCTCCGGTGCCAGTCGGAGATCCTGCGGAAGTCGGAGGAGTACAGACGGCAGTTGGACGAGCAGTTGACACGAAAAGAGAATGAGAGAAGAGTCATTGTGGAGGAAGCACGCGAGTACAGGAAGTTCTTGGAAGAAGTGGACCGAGAGCAAGAGGAACGGGAGCGCTCGAAGGCGCTGGAGAAGAGGTGCAAGCTGGTGGAGAAAACGAGGCAAGAAAGAGTGATCCTCGAAGAAACGAGGGAGGCGCGTCGACAGGAGGAGCGCGAGGCGGAAGAGAAGAAGCGACTGAAAGATCTCGAGTACTTGAAGGAGATAGAGGAGAGATCGAAGGAGATGAGCAGGCTGCGACGGGAGCAGATAGAGAGGCGCGAGCGTGTCCTGCTGGAAACAACGAGGCTGATGCTGGACGCCCAGGCACGAAAACGAGAAAGGGAAGAGCGACTGATTGATCTCGTGGCAGAGGAGATCAGGTGCGAGCTTGTAATCAGGGAGATGGAGGAGGCGATGCGTAGGAAAAAGATGCAGCAAGAACTGGCAGCCAGTTTACGGGAACAGATAGTCTTCACGGAACGGTGCAGGCTGCGTTTCGTGGAGGAGGATAAAGCATGGGCCGACGAAGTTATGAGAAAGATTATGGAAGATGAGAGGATGGCGAGGTGCACGGCGGAGGCGAAAAGAAGGCTTAGAGTGCAGTACCGGAAAGACCTGGAGAGTTTGATTGAGCACCGCCGCAGGATTCGCGAAGAGGAGATTGCTAGGATTGAGGAAATCGCTAAAGAGCAACAGAAATTGGAACTACTCGAGGCAGAACGTGCGAAGGAGGAGAGGAAGCGCTTGTTGATGATACACGCAGCTAATATCGCCAACTTTGTGAACAGGGCGACTCTCACTGCCGAGGAACAAGAGATGCTCGACGTATTAACGAAGAAAAATAGGGACGCTGAAAATATCGATGATGGAGGCGCGAAAGATTGAACAAAGGTGATAGAGGCGCTAAGAAAATTTCATTTCCAGATAGCAGTGTCGGCGAAAGAATCGTTATAATGAGAAGGTAgagaataacaataatgaaaagttATTGTACTAtccgtggaaaaaaaaaatggcaacgATCGATCTGGATTCATCGCAGTATTCGCAAGTAACTAGAATTTGTGGGACGGTTAATAAAGAGAAAGAAGCTAAGGTCGACGAAGGGAGTAACATTAAAGTTAGCAAGGAAGTGCAATATATAGctggaaaaagaaagaaacttcGTTTGGCAAGAAGCAGAGTTCGAAAGAGTAAAGGCCAAAGAAAACGCAGTGATCGACGAGGAGAAAACTGAGATTGACGACGACAGTGATGTTAAAGTTGAAGAACGTGTTTCTTCCTTGACGTTACGTGTACCTTATTAACAAGAGAGGAAAACAATTCATAGAAGATTAAAATTCGTTTATTCAGCATTTGCCTTTGAACAATTTCATCGATCGtttcgttaataatttttaagaaaaaccgAGTATGTGTGAAAGAATGGGGATTCGTGGTTAAATGAACATGTATACAAtgtttgcttttaataaaaaagttaattactgGAATAAAATCGTGCCTGTTTATTTATATACCGTTGAAACATGCGATGTCAAGAACCGTTAATATGATCGCGAGACAGGAATGAGGTTTATGAAGGAGACAGTCCTAtatcttgaaagaaaaagaacCAGAGGAAAGCCGTTGAAGAAGAACGTTGGAGGaaagccaattaaaaaaaaaaaaaattatctccaAGAGCGATCTCAAAAATATTACGCAGGAAATTAAGGCTCGTTCGAAATAAACACATACGAAGCACTTGTcggaaataatataagaatattgaacttcataaaaaaatagatttgcatGGTATTAATACGTCAACGAATAATGGTTTATTTGTAGGTAACGAGTTTTACgacaacaaaaattaatattaaataagtatataattaattgtaacatataaaacattaagttaaataaaagatCGTTATTACatcaattcttttaatttataaatttaaataattttgcgaGATATTATCAAGgatatattctaaataaaaagaggttataataagaaaaagacgagacaaaattttacatttttttacatattcagCCTTTCAAAGAAATAGGAATTTTTGACAGAAAATATATCTAACAATCGTATTTCGACGGGAATGATAGGCAACGATTGAAAGGAGCGGAAACTATTTTGGTAAACAGGATATAGTGTTTCGTAAGAAGGTCACGAAGAAAACCGCGAGAGAGATGGGGAAAAAAACCGGAAATTGTAGCGGAGGTTAAAAAACTAACGAACGTTCAATGCCATAGATTTTACACATGTGTGCAGGATATGTTGCAAGATCCGCCAAATCCCAGTTTGCTAAAACGAAATTAGTTGAACAAGTGTAGCAGTAAGAAACATGAAACACAGGTATATGCGCATAGTAATAGAAACATCAGACACGCgcaaaatgttacttaaaataaaaatgaactgacataagaaataaaaattaatattatttttcaactacGGAAAAGTGATTTAACTGTACTATATTGTTTTATGTGGTGCAAAAATCGTTAGAGCACGTCTTTTAAATCGCCAAATTATCGATCCGATGCAACAACTTCTAACATGTTCGGCCCTTTTGCTCTCGCGGACGAGACTTGTCACGTGCACCAATGCGGCATTGAAATTGCATCGTGAGATAACTTACGAATGTAGAAAGATTGAGCAAGCCTGACACGCAtgcgttaaaatatttaaatgtgttgaaatTACAGAGACTATCGATCGATACTTGATTTTTCATGTTATCGAAACCTTAAATTATTGTTAGCGCATAGCACGCGATGTGTTGCAAGGCGACACGGCTTGTGCGGTAACATGATTGACATACAAATTGCGTATAATATTCCCTTAATATCCGTTATCCTGCTGGATATTAATCATGGCGTCAAGATAAGGATATAATGGCCACTAAGAATCACGTATCGTggtaatttataaaagttaaggATAGGGAAAACATTTTGTAGATGTAATTATTCTACCTGAATAAACTGGATATTCATAATTACGGTCTTCAAAGATGAATTTTCGACCCTCACTGTCATCGTTATACCAATTCACGTGTATTTCAACTTAGATAAATTGAcgcaataaattgttgaaattGATATATGCCCTGTTAAAGGGACTATTTACATCATATTCTGTTTGCGTTTTGtacgtaatatatgtataatggcATGCTTTTCATTTTGTTACACagatacaaatttatttgtaaaatgtatcTTCAAATTTTGCTATTTCGATGCAGTCAGCGTAAAGATCTATGTATGTatgattcttttttaataaaggaaAAAGTATTTCAACGGTACTTTTTTCCTTCAGGCGAAAGACGTAAGCGCAATAACAAATATCCTTGACAATATTCGCAAAATTAGACAGAACTCTTCGGGACATTTAGTGTAAGACAGCACGGATGTGCTCCCTCAGCACCTGTCGCCAGGTGCTGCATGACTGTTCGAATATCCAAAGATTTCCCATGAGAGGCACTGTTcgaattttcaagaaatttgcGTATCCGTTACTGAGCATATCATTTAGCACAGTTTAAGCGGAATGTACACTAGGAAAAATGTTTCGTTTCAACGAACCAATTTATTTTGTCGtgacaacaaaataatttgGTGAAAATGAACTAAACAAAGCTAGtataaacgaatatttttttacttgcattttatttatttctacaaaatgcttttgttAAACGCTaacaaaattaatgttattaaggAAAATTTAAGTGTTTGTGTATTgctttatatcaaatattttgactattaaaataaaaaattttatttaaaaatattattttttccgtGAGTTTTATATAAATGCTGCTACCATGTTAGCTGCGCAAATTTACaggtaataaatacaaatacaataCGTTGAATATTAAGgaatcgtttttcttttttccccctGTATTTTGCCatcaataaagtttaattagTGATTAGTAGTAGGTTAGTAGtataattgtacaatatattaaaatatataattattacactttAATAGTATGTATTTTGCGTATTGACGTAGAGTTGTGCGTCTACTCTTTGTGCCAAAGACTTTACTTCAAAATCGACCAGAAACATATGATGTTACTCAATCGCTACCTCTCGGAAGGCAATGACACATCACTGAGACTATCTTGCCATGTAAACTCCTCTAATTAGGCCCTTTGAAACCGGCATGTAATTTATAGGTCCCGTAgctgtgtaaattgtaaaaagcgtACACCACGGAAATATGCTGAGAGGTCATCACGCTTCTGATAAGAGACTAAAAACGAGAACAGTCGTCCTTAAAAGATCGACAATTACAAAATTCTTCGAGAgcaagattaaaatatttcgatttcgacaaatttgtatttgttgaatttttacCATTCTCGTCCACTACGTTTGATTTCGATGATCGCATTTGCATAGTTAACTCAACTTACTTTGTTTATTCGACGTTAAACTTCAAACGGCCTTcgtgtttatatattttctttttctcattgtGGTATGTCAAACTCAAAATCCTACGTCAATTGTGTTTTGAACGTTATTGTTCGCGGCACATCTCTTTGTTTATATGTCAATTAATTCTGTTGAGCGCAAATTTTGAAAAGGTTTGTTTTTCAGCACACAAAGAAAacat
Protein-coding regions in this window:
- the LOC105203431 gene encoding trichohyalin — translated: MDETPPSNENALYFARFRRSCRNRESYDTIAELAAELRRAYMVKGLQAQLDEKQAHKYAELVRKREVADLIRQEQQEVLEEDLRCQSEILRKSEEYRRQLDEQLTRKENERRVIVEEAREYRKFLEEVDREQEERERSKALEKRCKLVEKTRQERVILEETREARRQEEREAEEKKRLKDLEYLKEIEERSKEMSRLRREQIERRERVLLETTRLMLDAQARKREREERLIDLVAEEIRCELVIREMEEAMRRKKMQQELAASLREQIVFTERCRLRFVEEDKAWADEVMRKIMEDERMARCTAEAKRRLRVQYRKDLESLIEHRRRIREEEIARIEEIAKEQQKLELLEAERAKEERKRLLMIHAANIANFVNRATLTAEEQEMLDVLTKKNRDAENIDDGGAKD